A DNA window from Rhizobium sp. NXC14 contains the following coding sequences:
- a CDS encoding sugar ABC transporter permease, which produces MRQSNIGWLFLTPATLILFVVGFVPFIYILYVGFFDWNTNAVDPTLRWAGLQNYRSLVFDTTFLNSLARTLVFAFFVVVSELLLGYVLARALMADRLWGRQFFRTIHTLPIVVAPIAVGATWRLLCVPGFGIVPYYLKLWFGIDYNISTNAYHAFVTAIIMDLWHWTPFVTLSLMAGLTALPKEPLEQAQIDGGNKLQIFWYVIVPMLKPVLLTTVFIRLMDALRSVDEIWMLTKGGPAEATRFIGLHIWINVFPKTDYGYGAAMSLLTLYVTIVLSWLLFVAMTGRKGGAQ; this is translated from the coding sequence ATGAGACAATCCAACATCGGATGGCTGTTTTTAACACCAGCCACGCTAATCCTGTTCGTCGTCGGGTTCGTTCCCTTCATCTACATTCTCTATGTCGGCTTCTTCGACTGGAACACCAACGCAGTCGACCCAACCCTGCGCTGGGCCGGCCTCCAGAACTATCGCAGCCTCGTTTTCGACACGACATTCCTGAACTCGCTTGCGCGCACGCTGGTCTTCGCATTCTTCGTCGTTGTGAGCGAACTGTTGTTAGGCTACGTCCTGGCCCGCGCGCTGATGGCGGACCGCCTGTGGGGCCGGCAGTTCTTTCGCACGATCCACACACTGCCGATCGTTGTCGCGCCCATTGCAGTCGGCGCTACCTGGCGGCTGCTTTGCGTTCCCGGCTTCGGCATCGTGCCCTATTACCTGAAACTGTGGTTCGGCATCGACTACAACATCTCGACCAATGCCTATCACGCCTTCGTCACGGCGATCATCATGGACCTGTGGCATTGGACGCCGTTCGTTACGCTGTCGCTCATGGCCGGACTGACCGCCTTGCCGAAAGAACCGCTCGAACAGGCGCAGATCGACGGCGGCAACAAGCTGCAGATTTTCTGGTACGTGATCGTTCCGATGTTGAAGCCGGTGCTGCTGACAACCGTCTTCATCCGGCTGATGGACGCATTGCGCTCGGTCGACGAAATCTGGATGCTGACCAAGGGTGGCCCGGCTGAGGCGACCCGGTTCATCGGCCTTCATATCTGGATCAACGTCTTTCCGAAGACCGATTACGGCTACGGTGCGGCCATGTCGCTGCTGACGCTATACGTCACGATCGTTCTGAGCTGGCTGCTGTTTGTTGCCATGACCGGCCGCAAGGGAGGCGCACAATGA
- a CDS encoding extracellular solute-binding protein has translation MNSFVKAVGVGFISLGLWSSTALAQDSWWKTAAQPYQGATIRGISESTPASKYVEQVLGPKFTEETGIKVEFEATSWDQMYDKAIKDMEANTGIYDFVYIEQDIVYTYLARNFLVDITKSLADNAKIASPDFKPENFTTFLNYFKDPKSGDVMGVPMEAFIKPYLYRKDLFDDPAIQKAYKDSTGADLKPATTHEEYTQIAKFFTEYGADKELWGTTVQASSSHPAAFYEFFESVAPTFGVYNWGIDGTTFAATEANGGQMNSAAAKKALNYWIGLLKYAPPESTSSTWDEVAGTFAAGRAAQGLVYGENAAWIATDESKSTVVGKVGVALPPVEAGVMEAAESGKGYIGYYDGGAFGIPHSSKNKDASLLFLQYIGQASVQTDWALAGSRIVMNSTYDDPKIVDQDKKMNGYYTLMREDGKLFAGAPPFPFHAQVLQVVAPFIYKAIVGEIKPDDALDQAATAAEAELVKLGYRK, from the coding sequence ATGAACAGTTTCGTCAAAGCCGTGGGCGTCGGCTTCATTTCGCTTGGCCTTTGGAGCTCGACCGCTCTTGCTCAGGATTCCTGGTGGAAGACTGCCGCCCAGCCCTATCAGGGCGCAACCATCCGGGGCATCTCGGAATCGACCCCAGCATCGAAATATGTCGAGCAGGTGCTCGGTCCGAAGTTCACCGAAGAGACCGGCATCAAGGTCGAATTCGAGGCGACATCCTGGGACCAGATGTACGACAAGGCGATCAAGGACATGGAGGCCAATACCGGCATCTATGACTTCGTCTATATCGAGCAGGACATCGTATATACATATCTGGCCCGGAACTTCCTGGTCGATATCACCAAGTCGCTCGCCGATAATGCGAAGATCGCTTCGCCGGACTTCAAACCGGAGAATTTCACTACTTTCCTGAACTATTTCAAGGATCCGAAGTCGGGCGATGTCATGGGCGTCCCCATGGAAGCATTCATCAAGCCTTACCTCTACCGCAAGGATCTTTTCGATGATCCGGCGATCCAGAAAGCCTACAAGGATTCCACCGGTGCGGATCTGAAGCCCGCGACGACGCATGAAGAGTATACCCAGATCGCCAAGTTCTTCACCGAATACGGCGCAGACAAGGAGCTCTGGGGAACCACCGTACAGGCCTCGTCGAGCCACCCCGCCGCCTTCTACGAATTCTTCGAGTCGGTCGCGCCGACCTTTGGCGTGTACAACTGGGGCATCGATGGCACGACCTTCGCGGCCACCGAAGCGAACGGCGGCCAGATGAACTCCGCCGCCGCGAAGAAGGCGCTCAACTACTGGATCGGCCTGCTGAAATACGCGCCGCCGGAATCGACGTCGTCCACTTGGGACGAGGTTGCCGGGACATTTGCCGCCGGCCGCGCAGCCCAAGGCCTCGTCTACGGGGAAAACGCTGCCTGGATCGCTACCGACGAAAGCAAGTCGACCGTCGTCGGCAAGGTGGGAGTGGCATTGCCTCCGGTCGAGGCGGGTGTCATGGAAGCAGCCGAATCCGGCAAGGGATATATCGGCTATTACGATGGTGGCGCGTTCGGCATCCCCCATTCGTCCAAGAACAAGGACGCGTCGCTGCTATTCCTGCAATATATCGGTCAGGCTTCAGTGCAGACCGACTGGGCGCTGGCCGGCTCCCGCATCGTCATGAACTCGACCTACGACGATCCCAAGATCGTCGATCAGGACAAGAAGATGAACGGCTACTACACGCTGATGCGTGAGGACGGAAAGCTGTTCGCCGGAGCGCCGCCGTTCCCGTTCCACGCGCAAGTTCTGCAGGTAGTCGCGCCGTTCATCTACAAAGCGATCGTCGGTGAGATCAAGCCGGACGATGCGTTGGACCAGGCCGCCACCGCAGCCGAAGCTGAACTCGTGAAGCTCGGCTACCGCAAGTAA
- a CDS encoding AraC family transcriptional regulator, with product MSVISPTVARFEYVLTGADESFLWRRDDYPWERNVWNFHPEVEIHYIPNASGVLLAGDHVGAFTPGHISVIGSNLPHDWVTPLGPDERIPGRDIVIQFLPAKLEQASAFLPELAGLRDFLARAKRGLSFKGRARDQAEALILDMEFQSGSVRLSTFLSLLSLLRDTDEFDTLSSEAYVPDLSYGSLEALQQVFAYLFANLSEDIRLPDMARMVGMSDSAFSRFFKKNSGHSFTDHVNKLRIWKAGQLLTDTSMPITDICFEVGYRNLSNFNRVFLRHHNLTPSKYRKLSTNRRTVPLPQAVADHMPMQ from the coding sequence ATGTCAGTTATTTCGCCGACGGTCGCGAGATTTGAATATGTCTTGACCGGCGCGGACGAGTCGTTCCTCTGGCGCCGCGACGACTATCCGTGGGAACGCAACGTCTGGAATTTCCACCCGGAGGTGGAGATCCACTATATTCCCAACGCCAGCGGCGTCCTACTTGCAGGCGATCATGTCGGCGCGTTCACCCCGGGCCATATTTCCGTCATCGGAAGCAACCTGCCGCACGACTGGGTGACACCGCTCGGGCCGGATGAGCGCATTCCAGGACGTGACATCGTCATCCAGTTTCTGCCGGCCAAGCTGGAGCAGGCTTCGGCCTTCCTGCCGGAACTGGCGGGGCTGCGTGACTTTCTCGCTCGCGCAAAGCGGGGGCTCTCCTTCAAGGGCCGGGCGCGGGATCAGGCGGAGGCGCTGATACTCGACATGGAGTTCCAGTCCGGCTCGGTGCGGCTTTCGACCTTCCTGTCATTGCTCTCGCTGCTGCGGGACACCGACGAGTTCGATACACTGTCTTCGGAGGCTTACGTGCCGGACCTGAGCTATGGTTCGCTCGAAGCCCTGCAACAGGTCTTCGCATATCTGTTCGCCAACCTGTCGGAGGATATCCGGTTGCCTGATATGGCTCGCATGGTCGGCATGAGCGACAGCGCCTTCTCGCGATTCTTCAAGAAAAACAGCGGCCACAGCTTCACCGACCACGTCAACAAGCTTCGTATCTGGAAGGCGGGCCAGCTATTGACCGATACCTCTATGCCGATAACGGACATCTGCTTCGAGGTGGGCTATCGCAATCTATCAAATTTCAACCGGGTGTTTCTCCGCCACCACAACCTAACACCGTCAAAATACCGGAAACTGTCCACCAACCGCAGAACCGTTCCGTTACCTCAGGCAGTGGCAGATCATATGCCTATGCAGTAA